Proteins encoded together in one Bacteroides zoogleoformans window:
- a CDS encoding Na(+)-translocating NADH-quinone reductase subunit A: MANVIKLRKGLDINLKGKAATEIMSVKEPGFYSLVPDDFTGVTPKVVVKEQEYVMAGGALFIDKNHPELKFVSPVSGVVTSVERGARRKVMNIVVEAAAEQDYEEFGKMQPSKMSGQQVKEALLQTGMFAFIRQRPYDVIADPEVTPRAIFVSAFDSNPLAPDFEVALKGEEMNFQTGLDALSKMAKTYLSVSVKQTAAALLQAKNVTITTFDGPHPAGNVGVQINHIAPIAKGETVWTISPEAVLFIGRLMNTGRVDLTRTVAVTGSEVLRPAYCKLRVGALLTNVFSGNVAADKALRYISGNVLTGKKVSPNGFLGAFDNQLTVIPEGNETHEMLGWIAPRFNQFSVNRSYFSWLMGKKEYALDARIKGGERHMIMSGEYDSVFPMDIFPEYLVKAIIAGDIDRMEALGIYEVAPEDFALCEFVDSSKVEVQRVVRAGLDMLRAEMA, encoded by the coding sequence ATGGCAAATGTAATAAAGTTACGTAAAGGCCTCGATATCAACCTGAAGGGAAAGGCAGCCACAGAGATTATGTCCGTCAAAGAGCCGGGATTCTATTCATTGGTTCCTGATGATTTTACGGGTGTTACTCCGAAAGTGGTGGTCAAAGAACAGGAATATGTGATGGCCGGGGGAGCCTTGTTTATCGACAAGAATCATCCCGAATTGAAATTTGTTTCGCCCGTCAGTGGTGTGGTGACAAGCGTGGAGCGTGGTGCCCGCCGGAAGGTGATGAACATTGTTGTGGAAGCGGCTGCCGAACAAGACTATGAGGAGTTTGGCAAAATGCAGCCCTCCAAGATGAGCGGACAGCAGGTGAAGGAAGCGCTTTTGCAAACCGGAATGTTCGCTTTCATCCGTCAACGTCCGTACGATGTGATTGCCGACCCGGAGGTGACTCCAAGGGCTATCTTCGTTTCGGCTTTCGACAGTAATCCGTTGGCTCCTGATTTTGAGGTGGCCTTGAAAGGAGAAGAAATGAATTTCCAGACGGGACTCGATGCTTTGTCGAAGATGGCAAAGACTTATCTGAGTGTCAGTGTGAAGCAAACCGCAGCCGCTTTGTTACAAGCCAAAAACGTTACCATTACGACTTTTGACGGACCGCATCCGGCAGGTAACGTCGGTGTGCAAATCAATCATATAGCTCCCATCGCAAAGGGAGAAACAGTGTGGACCATCTCACCCGAAGCCGTTCTGTTCATAGGACGTCTCATGAATACGGGACGAGTGGACTTGACCCGTACGGTGGCTGTCACCGGTAGCGAAGTGCTGAGACCCGCTTATTGCAAACTGCGTGTAGGTGCGTTGCTGACCAATGTATTCAGTGGCAATGTGGCAGCGGACAAGGCTCTGCGTTATATCAGCGGTAATGTGCTTACCGGCAAGAAGGTTTCTCCAAACGGTTTTCTGGGTGCTTTCGACAATCAGCTGACCGTAATTCCCGAAGGAAACGAAACCCACGAAATGCTGGGCTGGATTGCGCCTCGCTTCAATCAGTTCAGCGTCAACCGCTCTTATTTCAGCTGGCTGATGGGTAAGAAAGAATATGCGCTTGACGCTCGTATCAAGGGAGGCGAGCGTCATATGATTATGTCCGGAGAATACGATAGCGTGTTCCCGATGGACATTTTCCCCGAATATTTAGTGAAAGCAATCATTGCCGGCGATATTGACCGTATGGAGGCTTTGGGCATTTATGAGGTGGCACCGGAAGACTTTGCGCTTTGCGAATTTGTTGACTCCAGCAAAGTAGAAGTACAACGTGTGGTACGTGCCGGATTGGATATGCTCCGTGCTGAAATGGCGTAA
- a CDS encoding NADH:ubiquinone reductase (Na(+)-transporting) subunit D → MASLFSKKNKEVFSTPLGLNNPVTVQVLGICSALAVTAKLEPAIVMGLSVTVITAFSNVVISLLRKTIPNRIRIIVQLVVVAALVTIVSEVLKAFAYDVSVQLSVYVGLIITNCILMGRLEAFAMQNGPWESCLDGIGNGLGYAKILVIVAFFRELLGSGTLLGFNILNHDWLKSLGYVNNGLMLMPPMALIIVACIIWFQRSRNKELQEKQ, encoded by the coding sequence ATGGCATCATTGTTTTCAAAGAAGAATAAAGAAGTATTCTCCACTCCGTTGGGGTTGAATAACCCCGTTACCGTACAAGTATTGGGCATCTGTTCGGCTTTGGCCGTTACAGCCAAGCTGGAGCCTGCTATCGTGATGGGACTTTCTGTAACGGTGATTACGGCATTCTCCAATGTGGTGATTTCATTGCTGCGCAAGACTATTCCCAACCGTATACGTATCATCGTGCAGTTGGTGGTGGTGGCTGCTTTGGTGACTATTGTAAGTGAGGTGCTGAAAGCCTTTGCTTACGACGTGAGCGTGCAACTCTCCGTATACGTGGGTCTGATTATCACCAACTGTATATTGATGGGACGCTTGGAAGCGTTTGCCATGCAGAATGGTCCTTGGGAGTCTTGTCTCGACGGCATCGGTAATGGTTTGGGCTATGCCAAGATTCTGGTCATCGTGGCTTTCTTCCGCGAGTTATTGGGATCGGGAACCCTGCTTGGTTTTAATATCCTGAACCACGATTGGCTGAAGAGCCTTGGTTATGTGAACAACGGCTTGATGCTGATGCCACCCATGGCACTCATCATTGTGGCTTGTATCATCTGGTTTCAGCGTTCCCGTAACAAGGAATTACAAGAGAAACAGTAA
- a CDS encoding Na(+)-translocating NADH-quinone reductase subunit C, translating into MNTNSNSYTIIYASVMVVIVAFLLAFVSSSLRETQQKNVELDTKKQILSALGVKDVKEPDAEYNKYVKGDMLMNEDGTLTENTGAFVTAYEKEAKEHKRLHVFVAEVNGETKYVFPVYGAGLWGAIWGYVALNGDKDTVFGVYFSHASETPGLGAEIATPHFQGEFTGKKTLENGEIALGVVKNGKVEKAAYQVDGISGGTITSVGVNDMLKNCLSSYKIFLTNNKEEE; encoded by the coding sequence ATGAATACCAATAGTAACAGTTATACTATCATTTACGCTTCGGTAATGGTTGTTATCGTAGCATTCCTGCTGGCATTCGTAAGTTCCTCCTTGCGCGAAACGCAACAAAAAAACGTGGAGCTGGACACGAAGAAGCAGATTTTGTCCGCATTGGGCGTGAAGGACGTGAAGGAACCCGATGCAGAATATAATAAATATGTAAAAGGCGATATGTTGATGAATGAGGACGGTACACTTACAGAGAATACCGGCGCATTTGTCACCGCTTACGAGAAAGAAGCGAAGGAGCATAAACGCTTGCACGTGTTTGTAGCCGAAGTAAATGGAGAGACCAAATATGTGTTCCCCGTTTACGGTGCCGGTCTTTGGGGAGCCATTTGGGGCTATGTGGCATTGAATGGCGACAAGGATACGGTTTTCGGTGTCTATTTCTCTCATGCCAGTGAAACGCCGGGATTGGGAGCTGAAATTGCTACGCCTCACTTCCAAGGGGAATTCACCGGAAAGAAAACATTGGAGAATGGTGAAATAGCCCTTGGTGTCGTGAAGAACGGGAAGGTGGAAAAGGCAGCATATCAGGTGGACGGAATCTCCGGTGGCACCATCACCTCGGTAGGCGTGAATGACATGCTGAAGAACTGCTTGAGTAGCTACAAGATTTTTTTAACCAATAATAAGGAGGAGGAATAA
- a CDS encoding restriction endonuclease subunit S, translated as MLKNKIFKGHCLGYVNGTTVLHLSKKALPEFEIRMPSKAEAQTMNDTFATYYKRMAEILQENDKLIHLRDTLLPKLMSGKLRISEIEKEK; from the coding sequence ATGCTTAAAAATAAAATATTTAAGGGACATTGTCTTGGATATGTAAATGGAACTACCGTACTTCACCTTAGTAAAAAGGCATTGCCGGAATTTGAAATAAGAATGCCGTCTAAAGCTGAAGCACAAACAATGAATGACACCTTTGCTACTTATTATAAGCGAATGGCGGAAATACTGCAAGAGAATGATAAGCTCATTCATCTTCGTGATACGCTTCTCCCAAAGTTGATGTCAGGAAAGCTAAGGATTAGTGAAATAGAAAAAGAAAAGTAA
- the nqrE gene encoding NADH:ubiquinone reductase (Na(+)-transporting) subunit E: protein MEHLLSLFVRSIFVDNMIFAFFLGMCSYLAVSKNVKTALGLGAAVTFVLVVTLPVNYLLQTRVLGPDAIIEGVDLSFLSFILFIAVIAGIVQLVEMVVERFSPSLYASLGIFLPLIAVNCAIMGASLFMQQRITMGESDPKYIGGIADAVAYALGSGIGWLLAIVGLAAIREKMAYSDVPAPLRGLGITFITVGLMAMAFMCFSGLKI from the coding sequence ATGGAACATTTATTAAGTTTATTTGTCCGCTCTATCTTTGTGGACAACATGATATTCGCTTTTTTCCTCGGTATGTGCTCTTATCTGGCCGTATCGAAGAACGTGAAGACAGCCTTGGGACTGGGTGCCGCCGTTACTTTTGTGCTGGTAGTGACACTTCCGGTCAATTATCTGTTGCAAACCAGAGTGCTGGGGCCTGATGCCATTATCGAAGGAGTCGATCTCAGCTTCCTGAGTTTTATTCTTTTCATAGCCGTTATTGCCGGTATCGTGCAGCTGGTGGAAATGGTGGTTGAACGTTTCAGCCCTTCGCTCTATGCTTCGTTGGGTATCTTTTTGCCTTTGATTGCCGTGAACTGTGCCATCATGGGAGCCTCGCTCTTTATGCAGCAACGTATCACGATGGGTGAGAGCGATCCTAAATATATAGGGGGCATTGCTGACGCGGTTGCCTATGCATTGGGTTCGGGTATCGGCTGGTTGCTGGCTATTGTCGGTTTGGCTGCCATTCGTGAGAAAATGGCTTACTCTGACGTGCCTGCTCCGTTGAGGGGGTTGGGCATCACGTTCATTACCGTAGGCTTGATGGCGATGGCATTTATGTGTTTTTCGGGTTTGAAAATCTAA
- a CDS encoding NADH:ubiquinone reductase (Na(+)-transporting) subunit B — protein MKALKNYLDKIKPNFEEGGKLHAFRSVFDGFETFLFVPNATSKSGTHIHDSIDSKRIMSMVVIALIPALLFGMYNVGYQHFHATGASGSFIEMFAYGFLAVLPKIIVSYVVGLGIEFVVAQWKNEEIQEGFLVSGILIPMIVPVDCPLWILAVATAFSVIFAKEVFGGTGMNIFNVALITRAFLFFAYPTKMSGDAVWVSGNSIFGLGQQVDGLTVATPLGVAATTGAAPEFSMDMIYGFIPGSIGETSVIAIAMGAALLLWTGIASWKTMLSVFVGGAFMACVFNAIGPDTPMAQMPWYEHLVLGGFCFGAVFMATDPVTSARTETGKYIFGFLIGVMAIVIRVLNPGYPEGMMLAILLMNIFAPLIDYFVVQNNISRREKRAIKSNN, from the coding sequence ATGAAAGCGTTAAAAAATTATCTCGACAAGATAAAGCCGAACTTTGAAGAGGGCGGCAAACTCCACGCGTTTCGTTCGGTGTTCGATGGCTTTGAAACATTTTTGTTTGTGCCGAACGCCACTTCGAAATCGGGAACGCATATTCACGACTCTATCGACAGCAAACGCATCATGTCGATGGTGGTCATTGCGTTGATACCGGCATTGTTGTTCGGAATGTACAACGTAGGTTACCAACATTTCCACGCTACCGGTGCTTCCGGCAGTTTCATCGAGATGTTTGCCTATGGTTTTCTGGCTGTATTGCCTAAAATCATTGTTTCTTATGTGGTGGGACTCGGCATTGAATTTGTCGTTGCCCAATGGAAGAATGAGGAAATTCAGGAAGGTTTCCTCGTTTCCGGTATATTGATTCCGATGATTGTGCCTGTAGATTGTCCATTATGGATTCTGGCCGTCGCCACTGCTTTTTCCGTGATTTTTGCCAAAGAAGTTTTTGGCGGTACGGGTATGAACATTTTCAACGTGGCTTTGATTACACGTGCATTCCTTTTCTTTGCCTATCCTACGAAGATGTCCGGTGATGCTGTTTGGGTGTCGGGCAATTCCATCTTTGGATTGGGGCAACAGGTAGACGGTCTGACGGTGGCTACTCCGTTAGGCGTGGCAGCCACAACGGGTGCCGCGCCGGAATTCTCCATGGATATGATTTACGGTTTCATACCGGGTTCTATTGGAGAAACAAGTGTCATTGCCATTGCAATGGGAGCTGCATTGTTATTGTGGACGGGCATTGCAAGTTGGAAGACCATGCTCTCGGTGTTCGTGGGCGGTGCCTTCATGGCTTGTGTATTCAACGCCATCGGCCCTGATACGCCTATGGCGCAGATGCCTTGGTACGAGCACCTCGTGCTGGGTGGTTTCTGCTTTGGCGCCGTATTCATGGCTACCGATCCTGTAACTTCGGCCCGTACGGAGACCGGCAAGTATATCTTTGGTTTCCTGATTGGTGTTATGGCTATTGTAATCCGTGTGTTGAATCCGGGTTATCCTGAAGGCATGATGCTTGCCATTCTGCTGATGAACATCTTTGCTCCGCTGATTGACTACTTCGTTGTACAGAACAACATCAGTCGCCGCGAGAAACGTGCAATAAAGTCTAATAATTAA